A DNA window from Takifugu flavidus isolate HTHZ2018 chromosome 15, ASM371156v2, whole genome shotgun sequence contains the following coding sequences:
- the LOC130538867 gene encoding proline-rich protein 36-like — MARNGGGRVLYVALLFIVAGSCGRLENLKSEEDSKENLKVDQEQVADHHTHHGRLVIGQNSFTFKGSKRRRLPAADAGYQADMRWMQPPQRGPKLFQQRPNDVTMEQIMKMEPKVECLAGSMKLEVQNSPATSGSLFLIDRGSQLSPVPISKLPSSCGYTTKSTRRDLVMVAPYDGCFVNQEEDNYVLSMLWLGVPVKMLCPQVRPCLSNPPMVACYAEGMVVKMDWPLSDIKVNVSGDWERLMTASQRCGFGIVEHSEGVVVSVDYRFCLQKKDGMYKLELFGDGKSIISCPLMSEGQPEWTGEIFSLPEQKPGTPQGPGYPMVYPTYPPWPEPKPAVQKPGTPQGPGYPMVYPTYPPWPEPKPAVQKPGTPQGPGYPMVYPTYPPWPEQKPAIQKPGTPQGPGYPMVYPTYPPWPEQKPAIQKPGTPQGPGYPMVYPTYPPWPEPKPAVQKPGTPQGPWYPMVYPTYPPCLEQKPGVNPACHLQPGEKPAFQQPEAPSGKVNTSSYSSHPENQPEGGKPVQWPGVWPGQLNPNVYPSYPQHSQKPGMPPSEEYWKPIYYPLYPDQNDKKPTLNPTTWPPTTEKPTQVQKPYLPQSPPGKPVENNGQVSQYLYGYYHPPPVGQNPEEPSVLQPNSGGVVGLQSSLSMPSLYCACPSGFGNCCPQIAFHQHHHHILPVGPGSGAVPPIYTGLPFAPLVAVPVFEGDSRPPAPQKPNEPTLTPDPPTSSPPESEKQLYFQPPDGSLTAILESLSLSPEQAYAYLDPREVSQYWSYSPLSAGQDSGQEPVNPIAQLHPYMLQRPKEQYQSSPGNTNSESVSHFYHQMPQQQEAMRKPKPLSAKPWARYDVLQDAHVPTKNISALPRSPTVNRSNNKRDRQVNASSESNGYILLQHGPPGKVPHRFESPLDLRRPAHLGTDQGHSDKSPEDLKPSNENAEPTRQRKGTHASFPNFWTRTISKRTIRPHALQKASRQWVSPVEQKAKD, encoded by the exons ATGGCGCGTAATGGGGGCGGTAGAGTTTTATACGTGGCGCTGCTTTTCATTGTTGCTGGGAGCTGCGGGCGACTGGAAAACCTGAAATCTGAAGAAGACTCGAAGGAGAACTTGAAGGTTGACCAAGAACAAGTGGCTGATCATCACACACACCATGGAAGACTTGTGATCGGGCAAAACTCTTTTACGTTTAAAGGATCCAAGAGGCGGCGGTtacctgctgctgatgcaggaTACCAGGCAGACATGA GGTGGATGCAACCGCCTCAAAGGGGTCCTAAGTTATTTCAGCAGAGGCCAAATGATGTCACCATGGAACAGATCATGAAAATGGAACCCAAGGTGGAATGTTTGGCAGGTTCCATGAAGCTTGAAGTCCAAAACTCTCCTGCCACATCAGGATCTCTGTTCCTGATTGACAGGG GAAGTCAACTGTCACCAGTGCCTATATCCAAGTTGCCGTCGAGCTGTGGTTACACCACCAAGTCAACACGTCGGGATTTGGTTATGGTTGCACCTTATGATGGTTGTTTTGTCAACCAGGAG GAGGACAACTATGTCCTGTCCATGCTCTGGTTGGGGGTGCCGGTGAAGATGTTGTGTCCACAGGTCAGACCATGTTTATCCAACCCTCCCATGGTTGCCTGTTATGCTGAGGGCATGGTTGTGAAAATGGACTGGCCCCTTTCAGACATTAAAGTAAATG TGAGCGGTGACTGGGAGCGGCTGATGACTGCTTCACAGCGATGTGGGTTCGGCATAGTCGAACATTCTGAGGGTGTGGTTGTCTCTGTGGACTACAGATTCTGCCTGCAGAAAAAG GATGGAATGTACAAATTGGAACTGTTTGGAGATGGAAAGAGTATAATTTCCTGTCCATTAATGTCAGAAGGTCAACCTGAATGGACAGGTGAAATCTTCTCTCTGCCAGAACAGAAGCCTGGTACTCCTCAGGGTCCAGGGTACCCAATGGTCTACCCCACATACCCCCCTTGGCCAGAACCAAAACCAGCTGTTCAGAAGCCTGGTACTCCTCAGGGTCCAGGGTACCCAATGGTCTACCCCACATACCCCCCTTGGCCAGAACCAAAACCAGCTGTTCAGAAGCCTGGTACTCCTCAGGGTCCAGGGTACCCAATGGTCTACCCCACATACCCCCCCTGGCCAGAACAAAAACCAGCTATTCAGAAGCCTGGTACTCCTCAGGGTCCAGGGTACCCAATGGTCTACCCCACATACCCCCCCTGGCCAGAACAAAAACCAGCTATTCAGAAGCCTGGTACTCCTCAGGGTCCAGGGTACCCAATGGTCTACCCCACATACCCCCCTTGGCCAGAACCAAAACCAGCTGTTCAGAAGCCTGGTACTCCTCAGGGTCCATGGTACCCAATGGTCTACCCCACATACCCCCCTTGTCTAGAACAAAAACCTGGGGTCAACCCTGCATGTCACCTTCAGCCAGGTGAAAAACCTGCTTTTCAGCAGCCTGAAGCCCCCTCAGGTAAAGTAAACACATCATCTTACTCATCACACCCTGAAAACCAACCGGAAGGGGGAAAACCTGTTCAGTGGCCTGGAGTCTGGCCAGGTCAACTAAACCCAAATGTGTACCCCTCATACCCCCAGCATTCTCAAAAACCTGGTATGCCACCTAGTGAGGAATACTGGAAACCCATATATTATCCTTTATACCCTGATCAAAATGATAAGAAGCCAACTCTAAACCCTACAACATGGCCCCCAACAACTGAAAAGCCAACACAAGTACAGAAGCCTTACCTTCCACAGTCTCCCCCAGGGAAACCTGTTGAAAATAATGGTCAAGTTTCTCAGTACCTTTATGGATATTACCATCCACCCCCTGTTGGGCAGAACCCTGAGGAGCCTTCTGTTCTACAGCCCAACAGTGGTGGTGTAGTTGGACTACAAAGCTCCCTTAGTATGCCATCTTTATATTGCGCCTGTCCATCTGGCTTTGGCAACTGTTGTCCACAAATTGCTTTTCAtcaacatcaccatcacattCTTCCTGTGGGACCTGGCAGCGGAGCTGTGCCTCCAATCTACACAGGTCTGCCCTTTGCCCCCTTGGTTGCTGTACCTGTTTTTGAAGGTGACTCgaggcctccagctcctcaaaaACCAAATGAACCTACTTTAACTCCTGACCCTCCAACGTCATCTCCACCTGAAAGTGAAAAGCAGCTATATTTCCAACCACCAGATGGCAGTCTTACTGCAATACTGGAAAGCCTTTCTTTGAGTCCGGAGCAAGCTTATGCCTATTTGGACCCCCGAGAAGTCAGTCAATACTGGTCGTACTCGCCATTGTCTGCCGGCCAGGATTCAGGACAAGAACCAGTAAATCCAATTGCCCAACTTCACCCGTATATGTTGCAGCGTCCAAAGGAACAATATCAGTCATCCCCTGGGAACACGAATTCTGAATCGGTGTCTCATTTTTATCATCAaatgccacagcagcaggaggcaatGCGGAAACCCAAACCGCTCTCTGCCAAACCTTGGGCTCGTTACGACGTGCTTCAAGATGCTCATGTGCCCACTAAAAACATCTCGGCACTCCCCAGATCTCCAACTGTGAACCGCTCGAATAATAAACGTGATCGGCAGGTGAATGCTAGTTCTGAATCCAATGGTTACATCCTGCTGCAACATGGCCCACCTGGTAAGGTGCCTCACCGGTTCGAGTCTCCCTTGGACTTGAGACGCCCTGCTCATCTCGGAACGGATCAGGGTCATAGCGACAAGAGTCCTGAGGATTTAAAACCCTCAAATGAAAACGCTGAACCCACTCGACAGAGGAAAGGAACGCATGCTTCCTTTCCAA atttctgGACGAGAACCATATCCAAACGAACTATTCGGCCTCACGCTCTGCAAAAGGCCTCTCGGCAGTGGGTCTCTCCAGTTGAG
- the LOC130538883 gene encoding profilin-2-like isoform X2 yields the protein MSWQSYVDNLMADGSCQDSAIVGYTDAKYVWAAHAGGTFNNITCQEIDVVVGKDRETFYTSGLTLGSKKCSVLRDSLHDDGDWTMDIRTKSQGGEPTYNISVGKAGKVLVFVMGKEEVLGRCLKKKTRLMADYLRKSGY from the exons ATGTCTTGGCAGAGCTACGTGGACAATCTGATGGCCGATGGCAGCTGTCAGGATAGCGCCATTGTTGGGTACACGGACGCCAAATATGTTTGGGCAGCACATGCCGGTGGTACTTTCAATAATATCACG TGTCAAGAAATTGACGTGGTGGTCGGTAAGGACAGGGAGACCTTTTACACCAGCGGTCTTACTTTGGGCTCAAAGAAGTGTTCAGTCCTCAGAGACAGCCTCCATGACGACGGCGACTGGACAATGGACATCAGGACAAAGAGCCAAGGAGGAGAGCCCACGTACAACATCTCTGTGGGGAAGGCCGGGAAAG TATTGGTTTTTGTCATGGGAAAGGAGGAGGTCCTGGGTAGATGTCTTAAGAAGAAAACACGTTTAATGGCTGATTACCTGAGGAAGTCTGGATATTAA
- the LOC130538883 gene encoding profilin-2-like isoform X1: MSWQSYVDNLMADGSCQDSAIVGYTDAKYVWAAHAGGTFNNITCQEIDVVVGKDRETFYTSGLTLGSKKCSVLRDSLHDDGDWTMDIRTKSQGGEPTYNISVGKAGKVLVLVMGKEGVHGGGLNKKAFSMAKYLRDSGF, from the exons ATGTCTTGGCAGAGCTACGTGGACAATCTGATGGCCGATGGCAGCTGTCAGGATAGCGCCATTGTTGGGTACACGGACGCCAAATATGTTTGGGCAGCACATGCCGGTGGTACTTTCAATAATATCACG TGTCAAGAAATTGACGTGGTGGTCGGTAAGGACAGGGAGACCTTTTACACCAGCGGTCTTACTTTGGGCTCAAAGAAGTGTTCAGTCCTCAGAGACAGCCTCCATGACGACGGCGACTGGACAATGGACATCAGGACAAAGAGCCAAGGAGGAGAGCCCACGTACAACATCTCTGTGGGGAAGGCCGGGAAAG TTTTGGTTCTTGTAATGGGCAAAGAAGGGGTCCACGGAGGCGGATTGAATAAGAAGGCTTTCTCAATGGCCAAATACTTGAGGGATTCAGGCTTTTAA
- the LOC130538458 gene encoding LOW QUALITY PROTEIN: TSC22 domain family protein 2-like (The sequence of the model RefSeq protein was modified relative to this genomic sequence to represent the inferred CDS: deleted 2 bases in 1 codon) gives MSKMPAKKKSCFQITSVTQAQVAAIGAADDTESLEDPDESRAEDVSSEIYDMSRPEYDPTCDRSSSEEALNNVGEQEAISVLAPSHIPQPSQVSALTSSPVGEFRKVGAPGSAQGIGIPPGSSLLAQAGAAQQQQFPPAASAGTAGGSVNTIQPATVTSTAPAATTTASCTSRFRVIKLDHGIGEPFRRGRWTCTEFYEKDSEGSAVSRTADNTRHAGATVDPAADGGIGPPGGSVVTPSHHSGQGFGSGTDASLSSPRMHLIDTVHQPNSTRAQGVSGLPTPSAFSSSKPAAVSAQPAVGSAQASAPHGVLPAGQNDLSQSGVHIQKSPIMPPSVPSMTYPLQPQQQQLPVSHHLSSQSDYYQQQPGLAIGQVQPASGLSAGLQSVGQGHASGLSSASGGAPDVVGAGGAGSVMFGQPAPGLIQQQPGTVGGIGGSSLTGSSTVQQQSGGQYAATGQPQPHSLHSSSASGQNVPAIAVSASASTTVPTVVPSASSAVMPNVTASSLPPGHQPHSKPAPALGSQGLPAVGFGHVEGSDGAKSEGLVNAQSPVVSGKEALKPLMPESLQLTTPTVNSLFGIQIPVDGDVDRASGTNVAAIDNKIEQAMDLVKSHLMYAVREEVEVLKEQIKELFERNSVLERENAVLKSLANSEQLSQLPSQSASGPGCSPPQQGLSQPPQQPAPPQAQHHPKPPQAQTQPDPGQQPPSVTSA, from the exons ATGTCGAAAATGCCGGCAAAGAAAAAGAGCTGTTTCCAGATCACAAGTGTGACTCAGGCCCAGGTGGCGGCTATAGGTGCCGCCGATGACACCGAGAGTCTGGAGGATCCAGACGAGTCTCGGGCCGAAGACGTGTCGTCGGAAATATACGACATGTCCCGACCCGAGTACGACCCGACATGTGACAGAAGTTCATCCGAAGAAGCCCTGAACAATGTCGGGGAGCAAGAGGCAATCAGTGTTTTGGCACCATCGCACATACCTCAACCCAGTCAAGTCTCTGCGCTGACGAGCAGCCCTGTTGGTGAGTTCAGAAAGGTCGGGGCGCCTGGCTCGGCTCAAGGGATTGGCATTCCACCCGGTTCATCCCTTCTTGCCCAAGCTGGAgccgcgcagcagcagcagtttcctccagcagccagcGCTGGGACGGCCGGTGGGTCAGTGAACACAATCCAGCCCGCTACGGTGACGAGTACTGCtcccgccgccaccaccacgGCGAGCTGCACTTCGAGGTTCAGGGTCATTAAGCTCGATCACGGCATCGGAGAACCTTTTCGCAGAGGCAGGTGGACGTGCACCGAGTTTTATGAGAAAGACTCTGAGGGATCTGCTGTAAGTAGGACTGCAGACAACACCAGGCACGCTGGTGCCACAGTGGATCCTGCTGCGGACGGTGGGATCGGGCCTCCAGGAGGATCCGTGGTTACCCCGTCACATCATTCAGGTCAGGGCTTTGGCTCTGGGACAGATGCTTCCCTCTCATCACCCCGGATGCATTTAATAGACACAGTTCATCAACCCAACAGCACCCGAGCGCAGGGCGTAAGCGGGTTGCCCACACCGAGTGCTTTCTCCAGCAGCAAGCCTGCAGCTGTCTCAGCTCAGCCAGCAGTGGGGAGTGCCCAGGCTTCCGCCCCCCACGGTGTGTTACCTGCTGGACAAAACGACCTTTCGCAATCTGGCGTCCATATACAAAAGTCTCCCATCATGCCCCCTTCAGTGCCGTCTATGACGTACCCtctccagcctcagcagcagcaacttccTGTTAGCCACCACCTGAGCAGCCAGTCGGATTActatcagcagcagccagggctCGCCATCGGCCAGGTCCAGCCGGCGTCCGGCCTCTCTGCGGGACTACAGTCCGTGGGACAAGGACACGCTTCGGGCCTATCGTctgcttctggaggagctcCTGATGTTGTGGGCGCAGGAGGAGCGGGATCGGTAATGTTTGGACAACCAGCTCCTGGCCTCATACAGCAGCAGCCCGGAACTGTCGGAGGCATCGGGGGCTCTTCATTGACTGGTTCCTCCaccgtccagcagcagagcgggGGTCAGTACGCGGCCACTGGACAGCCTCAACCTCATAGTCTCCACTCTTCATCAGCCAGTGGGCAAAACGTGCCTGCCATCGCAGTGAGCGCCAGTGCTTCCACCACTGTGCCCACTGTTGTGCCCAGTGCCTCCAGTGCAGTCATGCCAAACGTGACGGCCTCCAGTTTGCCTCCGGGTCATCAGCCCCACAGCAAGCCCGCGCCGGCTTTAGGATCACAGGGCCTCCCGGCTGTAGGATTTGGACACGTGGAAGGTAGCGACGGGGCGAAGTCCGAGGGTCTCGTCAATGCACAGTCCCCCGTCGTGTCCGGGAAGGAGGCGCTGAAGCCCCTCATGCCCGAGAGCCTGCAGCTGACCACCCCGACCGTCAACAGCCTCTTTGGAATCCAAATACCAGTCGATGGAGACGTGGACAG GGCCTCAGGAACTAATGTGGCTGCCATTGACAATAAGATCGAGCAGGCGATG gACCTGGTGAAGAGCCATCTGATGTACGCGGTGCGCGAGGAGGTGGAGGTCCTGAAGGAGCAGATCAAGGAGCTGTTTGAGAGGAACTCGGTGCTGGAGCGGGAGAACGCCGTGCTGAAGTCTCTGGCCAACAGCGAGCAGCTGTCTCAGCTGCCATCCCAGTCGGCGTCCGGCCCCGGCTGCTCCCCGCCCCAGCAAGGACTCAGCCAGCCGCCCCAGCAGCCGGCGCCGCCCCAGGCCCAGCACCACCCCAAGCCCCCCCAG GCCCAGACTCAGCCCGACCCCGGGCAGCAGCCGCCCAGCGTCACCTCCGCTTGA
- the LOC130538461 gene encoding UAP56-interacting factor-like yields the protein MSKFNFSGGQARKPLLTDKVDMSLDDIIRLNKKEQQLKKRQATVARRPVKKKGRINQGRGVLKAAGAVARGGVSPRGGAAKARNKRIPPSQGRRRGQGVITGLAARRPAALLKRGTLNRAAFTQKMKQRTKPFVQRPDGQYRKPEVQRSSYRQPEQQRGQNLTAARRPFRLQRRPAPTVPQAQREARQATFLFRRGLKIQAQVHKPNPAPPVRTRQWRPSPGNSSILTVSIDNPTARTQPEPPSAWTLHPAATTSAPAVVEAVEKKVPKGVPLQFDINSVGKPQTSMTLNERFRILKDKRAATLHTAKGSRFVTVG from the exons ATGAGCAAGTTTAACTTCTCAGGAGGTCAAGCGAGGAAACCACTCCTCACCGATAAAGTCGACATGTCTCTCG ACGACATCATTCGGTTGAATAAAAAAGAGCAACAACTAAAGAAGAGGCAGGCGACTGTGGCCCGCCGGCCAGTCAAGAAGAAAGGTCGGATAAACCAGGGAAGGGGAGTGTTGAAGGCAGCAGGAGCCGTCGCCAGAG GAGGCGTTTCACCGCGAGGAGGGGCGGCTAAAGCCAGGAATAAGCGGATCCCCCCGTCCCAGGGTCGAAGAAGGGGTCAGGGGGTCATAACGGGACTGGCAGCTAGAAGAccagctgctctgctgaagAGGGGGACGCTGAACAGAGCCGCATTCACCCAG aaaatgaaacagAGAACAAAGCCGTTTGTTCAGCGCCCCGACGGCCAGTACAGGAAGCCGGAGGTGCAGAGGTCGTCGTACCGGCAGCCCGAGCAACAGAGAGGCCAGAACCTCACCGCAGCCAGGAGACCATTCAGGCTTCAACGGAG GCCGGCGCCGACTGTCCCCCAGGCTCAGAGGGAAGCTCGACAGGCTACGTTTCTGTTCCGCCGAGGACTCAAG attcaaGCCCAGGTGCACAAGCCCAATCCTGCTCCCCCAGTCCGAACCCGCCA GTGGCGTCCATCGcctggcaacagcagcatcttGACGGTCTCCATTGACAATCCCACAGCCAGGACGCAGCCCGA ACCCCCCTCCGCTTGGACCCTCCACCCCGCGGCCACGACCTCCGCCCCCGCCGTGGTGGAGGCGGTGGAGAAGAAAGTCCCTAAAGGCGTGCCGCTGCAGTTTGACATCAACAGCGTCGGGAAACCG CAAACGTCGATGACCCTAAACGAACGGTTCCGCATCCTGAAGGACAAACGCGCCGCCACGTTACACACCGCCAAAGGCAGCCGCTTCGTGACGGTGGGTTAG
- the cpdp gene encoding CPD photolyase, which translates to MFHRILSCSPRSPLQFVAGCYSPICGSTMFDRKRKAKSAAREPAAKRQKLARTKEVKQAKAGGWLQGAIQQQRKKNKEMSFNKKRLRFISDAKKIKQGSEGVLYWMLRDHRVQDNWALIHAQQLAVKKKLPLHVCVCLHVPKSELSTLRHYSFMLKGLEEVEKECKALDVQFHLLHGSVGEVLPGFVSERHLGAVVTDFSPLREPLKWLDDLKKEFPKDIPLIQVDAHNIVPCWVASPKLEYAARTIRGKINKHLSEFLTDFPPIKKHPHTAEQAAEPVDWEKTLSSLSIDRTVGETEWAKPGAGAGLAMLESFIDERLNLFGSQRNDPNAAALSQMSPWIRFGHVSAQRVALQVQRSGKKAGVAVSSFIEELVVRRELTDNFCFYNKNYDSVEGAHEWARKTLKAHAKDKRPYIYTRKQLEEAQTHDHLWNAAQYQMVTEGKMHGFLRMYWAKKILEWTSSPEEALSTSLYLNDRFELDGQDPNGFVGCMWSICGVHDQGWAERPVFGKIRYMNYKGCLRKFDVRGFEKKYSPKRRLNVCF; encoded by the exons ATGTTTCATCGCATTTTGAG ctgctcaccgCGATCTCCCCTGCAGTTTGTGGCTGGCTGTTACTCACCCATCTGTGGAAGCACAATGTTTGACAGAAAACGCAAGGCGAAGTCTGCCGCCAGAGAGCCCGCGGCCAAACGGCAGAAGTTGGCCCGCACTAAAGAGGTGAAGCAGGCGAAGGCTGGAGGTTGGCTGCAGGGGGCgatccagcagcagaggaagaaaaacaaggagaTGTCCTTCAACAAGAAGCGACTCCGCTTCATATCAGACGCCAAGAAGATAAAGCAGGGCTCAGAGGGCGTCCTGTACTGGATGCTGAGAGACCACAGAGTGCAAG ATAACTGGGCGCTGATCCACGCCCAGCAGCTCGCAGTGAAGAAGAAGCTGCCTCTGCACGTCTGCGTCTGCCTGCACGTCCCAAAATCAGAGCTGTCCACCCTGAGACATTACAGCTTCATGCTGAAAGGTCTGGAAGAAGTAGAAAAG GAATGTAAAGCCTTAGACGTCCAGTTCCACCTGCTACACGGTTCTGTGGGGGAGGTCCTTCCAGGCTTTGTGTCAGAGCGCCACCTGGGGGCCGTGGTGACGGATTTCTCCCCCCTAAGAGAGCCGCTGAAGTGGTTGGACGATCTCAAGAAGGAGTTTCCAAAGGACATTCCCCTCATACAG GTGGACGCTCACAACATCGTTCCCTGCTGGGTGGCGTCGCCAAAGCTCGAGTACGCTGCCAGAACGATCAGAGGGAAAATCAACAAACACTTGTCAGAGTTCCTCACCGACTTCCCTCCGATAAAGAAACATCCCCACACCGCTGAACAAGCCGCCGAA CCCGTAGACTGGGAGAAAACGCTGTCGTCCCTGAGCATCGACCGCACGGTCGGGGAGACGGAGTGGGCCAAGCCCGGCGCCGGAGCGGGGTTGGCAATGTTGGAGTCGTTTATCGACGAGCGCCTGAACCTCTTTGGATCCCAACGCAACGACCCGAACGCGGCAGCGCTCAGCCAGATGTCGCCCTGGATCCGATTCG GCCACGTGTCGGCCCAGCGGGTGGCGCTGCAGGTCCAGCGCAGCGGGAAGAAGGCGGGCGTGGCGGTCTCCTCCTTCATCGAGGAGCTGGTGGTGCGCCGGGAGCTGACGGACAACTTCTGCTTCTACAACAAGAACTACGACAGCGTGGAGG GCGCGCACGAGTGGGCCCGGAAGACCCTGAAGGCTCACGCCAAAGACAAAAGGCCGTACATCTACACGCgcaagcagctggaggaggcacagACGCACGACCACCTCTGGAACGCCGCTCAG TATCAGATGGTCACTGAGGGGAAGATGCACGGTTTCCTGAGGATGTACTGGGCCAAGAAGATCCTGGAGTGGACCTCCTCCCCAGAGGAGGCGCTCTCCACCTCTCTGTACTTGAACGACCGCTTCGAGCTGGACGGTCAGGACCCCAACGGCTTCGTGG GCTGCATGTGGTCCATCTGCGGGGTCCACGACCAGGGCTGGGCAGAGAGGCCCGTGTTCGGGAAGATCCGCTACATGAACTACAAAGGCTGCCTCCGGAAGTTTGACGTGAGGGGGTTCGAGAAGAAATACAGCCCTAAACGTCGTCTTaacgtgtgtttttaa
- the LOC130538460 gene encoding neuromedin-U receptor 1-like — protein MAEVNCSLAALSGRPSEAFDHVGCPEAALMCGMNVSRLLADATTQDLDDMCLSEEAYLTRYRGPPTSPVFVPVCVTYLSIFLVGVLGNSLTCAVIVHYRVMQTPTNYYLLSLAVSDLLVLLLGMPLELYEMWQNYPFLLGEGGCYFKTFLFETVCFASVLNVTALSVERYMAVVHPLKVKHLTTRAHVKRVIFALWLLSMACAVPNTSVHGIEVLPPKFGREFPQSAICSVVKPTWVYNLIILVTTVAFFLLPMLVISVLYLLIGLRLHSERVMTEVDGGCGFGPGVLTASHNKKMSKRNLQVTKMLCVLVVVFGLCWAPFHLDRLMWSCMDVSSEQHLRVFEQVHIISGVFFYLSSAVNPILYNLMSTRFRETFSHITCYSKQRMTRSSLSEKTRSTLSEKTRSTLSEKTRSTLSEKTRSTLSEKTRSSTK, from the exons ATGGCGGAGGTCAACTGCTCCCTCGCCGCTCTCTCCGGCCGCCCTTCAGAGGCTTTTGACCACGTCGGCTGCCCGGAGGCAGCTCTCATGTGTGGGATGAACGTCTCCCGGCTGCTGGCCGACGCCACCACGCAGGACCTGGACGACATGTGCCTGAGCGAGGAGGCGTACCTGACCAGGTACCGGGGACCCCCCACGTCCCCGGTGTTTGTCCCTGTCTGCGTCACCTACCTGTCCATCTTCCTGGTGGGGGTTCTGGGTAACTCTCTGACCTGCGCAGTCATCGTGCACTACAGGGTGATGCAGACGCCCACCAACTACTACCTGCTGAGCCTGGCCGTGTCCGACCTGCTGGTGCTCCTGCTGGGAATGCCGCTGGAGCTCTACGAGATGTGGCAGAACTACCCCTTCCTGCTCGGGGAGGGGGGCTGCTACTTCAAGACGTTCCTCTTTGAGACCGTGTGCTTCGCCTCCGTCCTGAACGTCACGGCGCTGAGCGTGGAGCGCTACATGGCGGTGGTGCACCCGCTCAAGGTCAAGCACCTGACCACGCGCGCGCACGTCAAAAGGGTCATCTTCGCGCTGTGGCTGCTGTCGATGGCGTGCGCGGTGCCAAACACCAGCGTGCACGGGATCGAGGTGCTGCCCCCGAAGTTTGGGCGGGAGTTTCCTCAGTCTGCGATCTGCT CTGTGGTCAAGCCCACCTGGGTGTACAACCTGATCATCCTGGTCACCACGGTGGCCTTCTTCCTGCTCCCCATGCTGGTCATCAGCGTTCTCTACCTTCTCATTGGCTTGCGGCTGCACAGCGAGAGGGTGATGACCGAGGTGGACGGCGGGTGCGGCTTTGGACCGGGAGTCCTGACCGCGTCACACAACAAGAAGATGAGCAAACGGAACCTGCAGGTCACCAAAATGCTCT GCGTCCTGGTCGTGGTCTTCGGCCTCTGCTGGGCCCCGTTTCACCTGGACCGCTTGATGTGGAGCTGCATGGACGTATCCTCCGAGCAGCACCTCAGGGTCTTCGAGCAGGTCCACATCATCTCCGGGGTCTTCTTCTACCTGAGCTCCGCCGTCAACCCCATCCTCTACAACCTGATGTCCACCCGCTTCAGGGAAACCTTCAGCCACATCACCTGTTACTCCAAGCAGCGCATGACGCGCTCCAGCCTGAGCGAGAAGACGCGCAGCACTCTGAGCGAGAAGACGCGCAGCACTCTGAGCGAGAAGACGCGCAGCACTCTGAGCGAGAAGACGCGCAGCACTCTGAGCGAGAAGACGCGCAGCAGCACCAAGTGA